The Virgibacillus dokdonensis genome includes a window with the following:
- a CDS encoding AI-2E family transporter has product MFNSRQSLNFLYFLLIGILLFLFFYLMIKLFPFYKAVFLLFWHVAAPFVISCLIAYLLYPVVQAIHKYHIPKGVAVLIIYLLFFGLTAYCIYRIYPMVVVQVRDLNEQFPQLMKMYEKMIYQFYEYTSFLPENVHDKFDQFLLRMENTLDQLLERLMSGFTKVFDLIIFLTVIPVLVFYFLKDYEKIKKYGKQLIPSRFRAPCSQIWHAIDDSLGNYIRGQLIVCGFVSLTSFVIFKFLLQLDFALLLAIIMGITNLIPYFGPIIGAVPAVAIGFTVSGNMVVFVILSVFVIQLIESNLLSPYIVGKSINIHPAAIIFALLLGGQLFGVVGMIIAVPLMTILKVIITHLFIWKDYHSTSKQERDSAPS; this is encoded by the coding sequence ATGTTTAATAGTCGTCAAAGCCTGAACTTCCTCTATTTTCTATTAATTGGTATTCTACTCTTCCTGTTTTTTTACTTAATGATTAAATTGTTTCCTTTCTATAAAGCAGTATTTTTACTTTTCTGGCATGTAGCAGCTCCGTTTGTTATTTCCTGTTTAATTGCTTATCTATTATACCCAGTTGTGCAGGCAATACATAAGTACCACATTCCTAAAGGAGTGGCAGTTTTAATCATTTACCTGCTTTTTTTTGGTTTAACAGCCTATTGCATATATCGTATTTATCCAATGGTTGTTGTTCAAGTGAGAGATTTAAATGAGCAGTTTCCACAGTTAATGAAAATGTATGAAAAAATGATTTACCAATTTTATGAGTATACATCCTTTTTACCCGAAAATGTGCATGATAAATTTGACCAATTTTTGTTACGAATGGAGAATACACTCGACCAACTCTTAGAAAGATTGATGAGTGGGTTTACCAAGGTCTTTGATCTCATCATCTTTTTAACGGTTATACCTGTACTTGTTTTTTATTTTTTAAAAGACTATGAAAAAATAAAAAAGTACGGGAAACAGCTAATTCCATCTAGGTTTAGAGCTCCATGTAGTCAAATTTGGCATGCAATTGATGATAGTTTAGGAAATTATATTAGAGGCCAATTAATTGTTTGTGGCTTTGTAAGTCTCACGTCTTTTGTTATTTTTAAATTTTTATTGCAACTTGATTTTGCGTTGTTACTAGCCATCATTATGGGAATAACAAATTTAATTCCTTATTTTGGGCCTATTATTGGAGCGGTCCCAGCAGTAGCTATAGGTTTTACTGTCTCAGGGAATATGGTCGTTTTTGTCATTTTATCCGTGTTTGTTATTCAGTTGATAGAAAGTAATTTACTTTCCCCGTATATTGTTGGAAAAAGTATTAATATTCACCCAGCCGCCATCATTTTTGCTTTATTACTAGGTGGGCAGTTGTTTGGTGTCGTTGGCATGATTATCGCGGTGCCATTAATGACTATTTTAAAAGTAATTATCACGCATTTATTTATATGGAAGGATTATCATTCCACTTCTAAGCAAGAAAGAGACTCTGCACCATCTTAA
- the alaS gene encoding alanine--tRNA ligase, whose product MKQLTSAEVRQMFLDFFKEKGHRVEPSASLVPIDDPTLLWINSGVATLKKYFDGRVIPENPRIVNVQKSIRTNDIENVGFTARHHTFFEMLGNFSIGDYFKQEAIEWAWEFLISDKWIGFEEDRLSVTVHPEDDEAYDIWLHTIGLPKERIIRLEENFWDIGEGPSGPNTEIFYDRGEKYGNNSNDPELYPGGENDRYLEIWNLVFSQFNHNPDDTYTPLPKKNIDTGLGLERMVSVIQDVPTNFETDLFMPIINKTEALASVKYGETSSGDTAFKVIADHIRTVSFAIGDGAVPSNEGRGYVLRRLIRRAVRFAKEIGIEKPFMYELVDIVAEIMQDFYAQVVEKKAFIKNMIRAEEQKFHETLHDGLDILTTIMDRETQRGSTIFPGYEVFRLYDTYGFPKELTEEYVQAQGFTIDEAGFEKEMEKQRERARKARQKVDSMQVQGGAIANIDVLSEFVGYSNLEQDTTVAAIIQGEEQVEQANAGEEVYLFLHQTPFYAESGGQIADHGTIRTEYALGSVKDVQKSPKGQHIHRVFIEKGSISVGEMVTATVDASKRSFIVKNHTATHLLHQALKDVVGEHVNQAGSFVAPERLRFDFSHYQAVSKQELKQIEQIVNEKIWQAISLETTTEKLKDAKKMGATALFGEKYGDVVRVVQIGDYSIELCGGCHVVNTAEICLFKIVMESGIGAGTRRIEAVTSKQAYHFMSNKLGVLQQAAQLVKAKEEAVPEKIEGLYNEIKQLQKEAESLQAKLANKETASMLEEADSIDGVRVLAKQVDVRDMNQLRNMVDELKQKLNSGMILLAMENNNKVQLAAGVSKDLIEQGYHAGHLIKKAAQACGGGGGGRPDMAQAGGKDPAKIEQALHAAKLYIKEKQN is encoded by the coding sequence ATGAAGCAATTAACGTCAGCAGAAGTGAGGCAAATGTTTCTTGATTTTTTTAAGGAGAAAGGACATCGAGTGGAACCAAGTGCATCTCTTGTGCCAATAGACGATCCAACATTACTATGGATTAATAGTGGTGTCGCTACATTAAAGAAATATTTTGATGGTAGAGTTATTCCAGAGAACCCACGTATTGTTAATGTTCAAAAATCGATTCGTACAAATGATATTGAAAATGTAGGCTTTACTGCAAGACATCATACGTTCTTTGAAATGCTCGGAAACTTTTCGATAGGTGATTATTTTAAGCAAGAAGCGATCGAATGGGCATGGGAATTTTTAATAAGTGACAAGTGGATTGGATTTGAAGAAGATCGTTTATCCGTCACCGTGCATCCCGAAGATGATGAAGCGTATGACATTTGGCTGCACACTATTGGATTGCCCAAAGAGCGTATCATCCGTCTCGAAGAAAATTTCTGGGATATTGGAGAGGGGCCAAGTGGTCCCAATACCGAAATATTTTATGATCGTGGCGAAAAATATGGTAATAACTCGAATGACCCTGAGCTGTATCCAGGAGGAGAAAACGATCGTTACTTAGAAATATGGAATCTTGTATTCTCCCAATTTAATCATAACCCAGATGATACGTATACTCCGCTACCTAAAAAGAATATTGATACAGGGCTAGGTCTTGAACGAATGGTGTCCGTCATTCAAGATGTTCCAACCAATTTTGAAACAGATTTATTTATGCCGATAATAAATAAAACGGAAGCTTTAGCATCTGTAAAATATGGTGAGACTTCATCAGGGGATACGGCTTTTAAAGTAATTGCTGATCATATACGCACAGTCAGCTTTGCTATTGGCGATGGAGCAGTCCCATCGAATGAAGGAAGAGGGTATGTGTTACGTCGCCTCATTCGTAGAGCAGTACGCTTTGCGAAAGAGATCGGCATTGAAAAACCGTTTATGTATGAGCTTGTTGATATAGTGGCAGAAATCATGCAAGATTTTTACGCGCAAGTAGTGGAAAAGAAAGCATTCATTAAAAATATGATTAGAGCAGAAGAACAAAAATTCCATGAAACATTGCATGATGGTCTAGATATATTAACAACTATTATGGATCGTGAAACACAACGAGGTAGTACCATTTTCCCTGGTTATGAAGTGTTCCGTTTATACGATACGTATGGTTTTCCTAAAGAACTAACCGAAGAATATGTTCAAGCACAGGGATTTACTATCGATGAAGCAGGTTTTGAGAAAGAAATGGAAAAACAAAGGGAACGAGCAAGAAAAGCACGTCAAAAAGTCGATTCTATGCAGGTACAAGGAGGTGCGATAGCGAATATTGATGTATTAAGCGAGTTTGTGGGTTACTCCAACTTAGAACAGGATACTACTGTTGCTGCAATCATCCAAGGGGAAGAACAAGTAGAGCAAGCAAATGCTGGAGAAGAAGTATACTTGTTTTTACACCAAACTCCTTTTTATGCAGAAAGTGGGGGGCAAATTGCTGATCATGGTACGATTCGTACAGAATATGCGCTTGGATCTGTAAAAGATGTACAAAAGTCTCCAAAAGGACAACATATACATCGAGTATTCATTGAAAAGGGTAGTATTTCAGTAGGTGAAATGGTTACTGCGACAGTGGATGCATCGAAGAGATCGTTTATTGTTAAAAATCATACGGCAACTCATTTGTTACATCAAGCTTTAAAGGATGTGGTTGGAGAACATGTTAACCAAGCTGGTTCATTCGTAGCACCTGAAAGATTACGTTTTGATTTTTCTCACTATCAAGCCGTATCTAAGCAAGAGTTAAAGCAAATTGAACAGATTGTAAATGAAAAAATATGGCAAGCTATTTCATTAGAAACTACAACAGAAAAGCTGAAAGATGCGAAAAAGATGGGAGCAACGGCCCTTTTTGGGGAAAAATATGGAGATGTAGTTCGTGTCGTTCAAATTGGTGACTATAGTATTGAATTATGTGGTGGCTGTCACGTTGTTAATACAGCTGAAATTTGTCTATTTAAAATTGTAATGGAAAGTGGAATAGGTGCTGGAACACGACGTATTGAAGCAGTAACAAGTAAGCAAGCTTATCATTTTATGTCAAATAAATTAGGCGTGTTACAACAGGCGGCCCAACTTGTAAAAGCAAAAGAAGAAGCGGTGCCTGAAAAAATTGAAGGACTATATAATGAAATAAAACAATTACAAAAAGAAGCGGAATCTCTGCAAGCTAAATTAGCAAACAAAGAAACTGCCAGCATGCTGGAAGAGGCTGATTCAATAGACGGAGTTCGTGTTTTAGCGAAACAAGTAGATGTGCGAGATATGAACCAGTTAAGGAATATGGTAGATGAATTAAAACAAAAACTTAATTCAGGTATGATTCTATTAGCCATGGAAAATAATAATAAAGTACAGCTAGCAGCAGGTGTATCCAAAGATTTAATCGAACAAGGTTATCATGCTGGGCATTTGATTAAAAAAGCAGCACAAGCATGTGGGGGAGGCGGAGGAGGCCGACCTGACATGGCACAAGCTGGAGGAAAAGACCCTGCTAAAATTGAACAAGCGCTGCATGCTGCAAAGCTTTATATTAAAGAGAAGCAAAACTAA
- a CDS encoding IreB family regulatory phosphoprotein, protein MSSIDKTMKFNFSEEPFEENVKEILFKVHEALQEKGYNPINQIVGYLLSGDPAYIPRYNDARNLIRKIERDEVIEELVKFYLEQQRAGR, encoded by the coding sequence ATGAGTTCAATTGATAAAACAATGAAATTTAATTTTTCAGAGGAACCGTTTGAAGAGAATGTGAAAGAGATTTTGTTTAAAGTACACGAAGCGCTCCAAGAAAAAGGCTACAACCCAATTAATCAAATTGTTGGCTATTTACTGTCCGGTGACCCTGCCTACATTCCGAGATACAATGACGCTCGTAATCTAATTCGTAAAATTGAACGAGACGAAGTTATTGAAGAACTGGTAAAATTTTATTTAGAGCAACAGAGGGCAGGTAGATAA
- the ruvX gene encoding Holliday junction resolvase RuvX, with protein MKILGLDVGSKTIGVAVSDALGWTAQGITTIKWNENVLTSADDALGEIITEYEVGKAIIGLPKNMNGTIGERGEASIVFAKHMEKKFQIPTELWDERLTTIAAERVLLEADVSRKKRKKVVDKMAAVMILQGYLDQK; from the coding sequence ATGAAGATATTAGGGCTTGATGTAGGATCCAAAACGATTGGCGTTGCTGTTAGCGACGCTTTAGGTTGGACTGCACAAGGAATTACAACTATTAAATGGAATGAAAATGTTTTAACTTCAGCGGATGATGCTTTGGGTGAAATTATAACAGAGTACGAAGTTGGAAAGGCTATTATTGGGTTACCAAAAAATATGAATGGAACGATTGGTGAACGTGGTGAAGCTTCCATTGTTTTTGCAAAACATATGGAGAAAAAGTTTCAAATTCCAACAGAACTCTGGGATGAGCGTTTAACGACAATTGCTGCAGAAAGAGTATTGTTAGAAGCTGATGTTAGTAGAAAAAAACGAAAAAAGGTCGTTGATAAGATGGCTGCTGTGATGATTTTGCAAGGTTATCTTGACCAAAAATAA
- a CDS encoding DUF1292 domain-containing protein, whose amino-acid sequence MALEEKERIIIPDENGEEHLFEVLFTFDLDDTNQSYIAVTPVEQSEEEEVEVYAFRYEEKDEDDLSLFPIESDDEWEMVEEMLNTLAEQENEE is encoded by the coding sequence ATGGCGTTAGAAGAAAAAGAAAGAATTATTATCCCAGATGAAAATGGAGAAGAGCATCTTTTTGAGGTATTATTTACATTTGATTTGGACGATACGAACCAGTCTTACATTGCAGTAACACCTGTAGAGCAATCGGAGGAAGAAGAAGTGGAAGTGTACGCATTTCGCTATGAAGAAAAAGATGAGGATGATTTATCATTATTTCCAATCGAATCAGACGATGAGTGGGAAATGGTAGAAGAGATGCTAAACACCTTAGCAGAGCAGGAAAATGAAGAATAA
- the mltG gene encoding endolytic transglycosylase MltG, translating into MSKQIKTSKFKDNLKARSEEAKTVRKIVTIIIMTLLIILVIGGASGYLYVKSALEPVNPGSKEEIKVTIPIGSSSSNIANILEDNGVIKNALIFRFYLKFNNESSFQAGDYVFTPDMELSEIVDSLKSGKLLAEPVYTVTIPEGKTIEELAEIYAEQLPLSKKKFLEKVNDPDYIQALMERYPSVLSEDILNPEIRSPLEGYLFAATYEFFEEEPSVETVVDEMLKKTESVLSDYLDAIKEQNYTVHEAITFASVIEKETGAKDQRKKIAGVFANRLEKGMKLQTDPTVLYAQGEHKDRVLYEDLEIESPYNTYYIEGLPVGPIGNFSETALEAALHPEESKNLYFLHDKDGNIYYAETLEQHNKNKQKHIN; encoded by the coding sequence ATGTCCAAGCAGATAAAAACCAGCAAATTTAAGGACAACCTCAAGGCTCGCAGTGAAGAAGCTAAAACGGTTCGCAAAATTGTAACGATCATTATTATGACGCTATTAATTATATTGGTAATAGGGGGGGCTTCAGGTTACTTATATGTGAAATCTGCATTAGAACCTGTTAATCCTGGCAGTAAAGAAGAAATTAAGGTAACGATACCAATTGGATCTTCATCCTCTAATATTGCTAATATATTGGAAGATAATGGTGTGATTAAGAACGCACTAATATTTCGCTTTTACTTAAAATTTAATAATGAGTCCAGCTTTCAAGCGGGAGATTATGTATTTACTCCAGATATGGAGCTAAGTGAGATTGTCGATTCATTAAAAAGTGGTAAATTATTGGCAGAACCTGTCTATACGGTTACCATACCTGAAGGAAAAACGATAGAAGAGTTAGCAGAAATTTATGCAGAACAATTACCTTTGTCCAAAAAAAAGTTTTTAGAAAAAGTGAATGATCCAGATTATATTCAGGCATTAATGGAACGCTATCCATCTGTGCTGTCAGAAGATATTTTAAACCCAGAGATTCGTTCACCACTGGAAGGGTATCTATTTGCCGCAACGTATGAGTTCTTTGAAGAAGAGCCTAGTGTTGAAACAGTTGTCGATGAGATGCTAAAAAAGACAGAAAGCGTGCTATCCGATTATTTAGATGCCATCAAGGAGCAAAATTATACTGTTCACGAAGCTATAACGTTTGCCTCTGTTATTGAAAAAGAAACGGGCGCCAAAGACCAGCGTAAGAAAATAGCAGGAGTATTTGCTAATCGGTTAGAAAAAGGGATGAAACTTCAGACAGATCCAACTGTTTTATACGCGCAAGGGGAACATAAAGACCGAGTTTTGTATGAAGATTTAGAAATTGAATCACCATATAACACTTATTATATAGAAGGTCTTCCTGTTGGTCCGATTGGTAATTTTTCCGAGACCGCGCTTGAAGCCGCCCTTCACCCTGAGGAATCGAAGAATTTATATTTCTTACATGATAAAGATGGAAATATCTATTATGCAGAAACATTAGAGCAACATAATAAGAACAAGCAAAAACATATAAATTGA
- a CDS encoding O-methyltransferase — MNDSNSGHYLEKMIPKRTASIERLEKKAKNDHVPIMDVVSMHFVQQIIRLKQPKRILEIGTAIGYSALRMLEAQPNAEIITIEKDEQRYQEAKEHIRAHQAEQQIKILSGDALEVLKNLQNEAFFDVIFIDAAKSQYRRFFELVTPLLANEGIIITDNVLFRGYVANERIVPSRYKKMVEKINEYNHWLMQHPLFTTTIVPIGDGVAISSKQSQS; from the coding sequence ATGAATGACAGCAATAGTGGTCATTACTTAGAAAAAATGATACCAAAACGAACCGCTTCTATTGAAAGGTTAGAAAAAAAAGCCAAAAATGATCATGTGCCAATTATGGATGTAGTAAGTATGCATTTTGTACAACAAATCATTCGTCTAAAACAGCCTAAGCGGATATTAGAGATCGGTACAGCAATTGGTTATTCTGCTTTACGCATGCTGGAAGCACAACCTAATGCAGAAATTATAACCATAGAAAAAGATGAGCAAAGATATCAAGAAGCCAAGGAGCATATTCGTGCTCACCAAGCTGAACAGCAGATAAAAATCTTATCTGGAGATGCCTTAGAAGTACTAAAAAACTTGCAAAACGAAGCATTTTTTGATGTAATATTTATCGACGCTGCTAAAAGCCAGTATCGTCGTTTTTTTGAGCTTGTTACACCCTTACTAGCAAATGAAGGTATTATCATTACGGATAATGTTTTATTCCGAGGATATGTTGCCAACGAGCGTATCGTTCCATCTAGGTATAAAAAAATGGTGGAAAAGATCAATGAATATAATCATTGGCTAATGCAACATCCATTGTTTACCACGACTATAGTACCTATAGGAGATGGTGTAGCAATTAGTAGCAAACAGAGTCAGAGTTAG
- the udk gene encoding uridine kinase, translated as MHHQPVVIGVAGGSGSGKTSVTRSICQRFLEQTILVIEQDYYYKDQSHLPFEERLNTNYDHPLAFDHDLLVEHMHKLLSGETIDKPVYDYKMHTRSQEIIQVQPKDVIILEGILILEDPRLRDLMDIKVFVDTDADLRIIRRLMRDIKERGRTLDSVIEQYVHKVRPSHLQFIEPSKRYADIIIPEGGQNHVAIDIMATKIENILLKHSNKFNEKY; from the coding sequence ATGCATCATCAACCAGTAGTTATTGGGGTAGCAGGTGGAAGCGGAAGTGGAAAAACTTCTGTTACACGCTCCATATGCCAGCGCTTTTTAGAGCAAACCATTTTAGTTATTGAACAGGACTATTATTATAAAGATCAAAGCCATCTCCCATTCGAAGAACGCTTAAACACCAACTACGATCATCCATTAGCTTTTGACCATGACCTATTAGTTGAGCATATGCATAAATTATTAAGCGGTGAGACGATAGATAAACCCGTTTATGATTATAAGATGCATACACGCTCTCAAGAAATTATTCAAGTACAACCAAAAGATGTAATCATTTTAGAGGGGATATTAATTCTTGAAGATCCACGGCTACGTGATTTAATGGACATTAAAGTTTTTGTTGATACAGATGCGGACTTACGAATTATTCGCAGGCTTATGCGAGATATAAAAGAACGTGGAAGAACATTAGATTCTGTAATTGAGCAATATGTTCATAAAGTCAGACCATCACACTTACAATTTATTGAACCGAGTAAACGTTATGCTGACATCATTATTCCAGAAGGTGGACAAAATCATGTAGCCATTGACATTATGGCAACTAAAATAGAAAATATCCTTTTGAAACATAGTAATAAATTTAATGAAAAGTATTGA
- the greA gene encoding transcription elongation factor GreA: MTVEKSYYMTQEGKEKLEQELHYLKTERRQEVVERIKVARDFGDLSENSEYDSAKDEQAFVESRIAQVEKMIRNAVIIENDNQNPHIVSLGKSVTFQELPDGDTETYTIVGSAEADPFEGKISNDSPMAQSLIGKEVGSEVSVATPGGEIFVKIIEVE; encoded by the coding sequence ATGACTGTAGAAAAAAGCTATTATATGACTCAAGAGGGGAAAGAGAAATTAGAACAAGAATTGCATTATCTAAAAACAGAACGCCGTCAAGAAGTGGTTGAACGTATAAAAGTGGCTCGAGACTTCGGTGATCTTTCCGAGAATTCAGAGTATGATTCTGCAAAAGACGAACAAGCTTTTGTGGAATCTCGAATTGCACAAGTGGAAAAAATGATTCGTAATGCAGTTATTATAGAAAATGATAATCAAAACCCGCACATTGTTTCTTTAGGTAAATCTGTGACGTTCCAAGAACTTCCTGATGGTGATACAGAAACATACACCATTGTTGGAAGTGCTGAAGCTGATCCATTTGAAGGTAAAATCTCTAATGATTCCCCAATGGCACAGAGTTTAATCGGAAAAGAAGTGGGTTCAGAAGTTTCTGTAGCTACTCCTGGTGGAGAAATATTTGTAAAGATTATCGAAGTTGAATAA